From Pagrus major chromosome 18, Pma_NU_1.0, a single genomic window includes:
- the LOC141012762 gene encoding pancreatic secretory trypsin inhibitor-like, which yields MKLTVLLCSALLLSVSVLSLEDETVTQFPDSDETMMTGKSEQEALAYPNELGCEKYEGRACTKQYDPICGSDGNTYGTECVLCQQNSQQMKNVKVASKGPCPP from the exons ATGAAGCTGACTGTGCTGCTCTGTTCTGCCctgttgctctctgtttctG tccTGTCCCTGGAGGATGAGACTGTGACTCAGTTTCCAGACAGTGATGAGACAATGATGACTGGAAAATCAGAACAAGAAGCTCTGGCTTACCCAAATGAG ttgGGTTGTGAGAAGTATGAAGGAAGAGCCTGCACCAAGCAGTATGATCCAATAtgtggcagtgatggaaacaccTATGGCACAGAGTGTGTTCTCTGCCAGCAGAACAg cCAACAGATGAAGAATGTGAAAGTGGCAAGCAAAGGGCCATGTCCTCCTTAA